In a single window of the Thermus amyloliquefaciens genome:
- a CDS encoding IS630 family transposase, protein MDEHRLGLKPLRRRLWALRGKTPLVWERPRYRWLYVYTFVRPNTGENEHWLLPSVDTVSFEAVLRAFARGRGAGKGKVVLVVLDRAGWHTSPKLRVPEGVGLVFLPPYSPELQPVERVWSLVDAGVANGQVETEEELWERVEARCAYLRTQHALIRSYTLFHWWPGGS, encoded by the coding sequence TTGGACGAGCATCGCTTGGGCCTGAAGCCCCTCCGCCGTCGCCTGTGGGCCCTGCGGGGGAAGACCCCTCTGGTCTGGGAGAGGCCGCGCTATCGGTGGCTTTACGTCTACACCTTCGTGCGGCCCAACACGGGGGAGAACGAGCACTGGCTGTTGCCCTCCGTGGACACGGTGTCCTTTGAGGCGGTTTTGAGGGCCTTTGCCCGGGGCCGAGGGGCTGGGAAGGGCAAGGTGGTCTTGGTGGTTCTGGACCGGGCGGGGTGGCATACTTCCCCGAAGCTGCGGGTACCTGAGGGGGTGGGGTTGGTGTTCTTGCCGCCCTATTCCCCGGAGCTGCAGCCGGTGGAGCGGGTGTGGAGCTTGGTGGATGCGGGGGTGGCCAATGGGCAGGTGGAGACGGAGGAGGAGCTTTGGGAGCGGGTGGAGGCGCGGTGTGCGTACCTCCGGACCCAGCATGCCCTCATCCGGAGCTACACCCTCTTCCACTGGTGGCCTGGGGGGAGCTGA
- the hslU gene encoding ATP-dependent protease ATPase subunit HslU, whose translation MNLTPAEIVRELSKHIVGQEAAKRAVAVALRNRYRRKKLLPEVAREVTPKNILMIGPTGVGKTEIARRLARLAGAPFVKVEATKFTEVGYVGRDVDAIVRDLAEASYQLVLEEMKKKVEEKALALAEEELATLLRASVAEVRSGRLDSLSVEVQVEEEMGLPFMGVLGAEGFGGMGEMLKGLLPKRPVRKRMTVKEAREVLKNQHAERLIDKEELKEEARRRAQEDGIVFIDEIDKVARREGTVGPDVSGEGVQRDLLPIVEGTVVSTRIGPVSTEHVLFIAAGAFHVAKPSDLIPELQGRFPIRVELSPLGPEEFYRILKEPENSLIRQYTELLRADGTELVFHDDALRAMAEAAYRANQELEDIGARRLATVLERVLEEVSFQTDLGRVEITRAYVEQRLEVVFASPDLTRFVL comes from the coding sequence ATGAACCTCACGCCCGCGGAGATCGTTCGGGAACTTTCCAAGCACATCGTGGGGCAGGAGGCGGCCAAGCGGGCGGTGGCCGTGGCCTTGAGGAACCGGTACCGCCGGAAGAAGCTTCTCCCTGAGGTGGCCCGGGAGGTGACCCCCAAGAACATCCTCATGATCGGGCCCACGGGGGTGGGCAAGACGGAGATCGCCCGGCGCCTGGCCCGTTTGGCGGGGGCCCCTTTTGTAAAGGTGGAGGCCACCAAGTTCACCGAGGTGGGCTATGTGGGGCGGGATGTGGACGCCATCGTACGGGACCTGGCGGAGGCCAGCTACCAGTTGGTGCTGGAGGAGATGAAGAAGAAGGTGGAGGAAAAGGCCCTGGCCCTGGCGGAGGAGGAGCTTGCCACCCTCCTTCGCGCCTCGGTGGCCGAGGTGCGCTCGGGCCGGCTGGACAGCCTCTCCGTGGAGGTGCAGGTGGAGGAGGAGATGGGCCTGCCCTTCATGGGCGTTTTGGGGGCCGAGGGCTTTGGCGGCATGGGGGAGATGCTCAAAGGCCTTCTCCCCAAGCGCCCCGTGCGCAAGCGCATGACGGTGAAGGAGGCCCGGGAGGTCCTCAAGAACCAGCACGCCGAGCGCCTCATCGACAAGGAGGAGCTGAAGGAGGAGGCCCGGAGGAGGGCGCAGGAGGACGGCATCGTGTTCATCGACGAGATCGACAAGGTGGCCCGCCGGGAGGGCACCGTGGGGCCCGACGTCTCCGGGGAGGGCGTGCAGCGGGACCTCCTGCCCATCGTGGAGGGTACGGTGGTCTCCACCCGCATCGGGCCGGTGTCCACGGAGCACGTGCTTTTCATCGCCGCCGGGGCTTTTCACGTGGCGAAGCCCTCGGATCTGATCCCCGAGCTTCAGGGCCGCTTCCCCATCCGGGTGGAGCTTTCCCCCTTGGGCCCCGAGGAGTTCTACCGCATCCTGAAGGAGCCGGAAAACTCCCTGATCCGCCAGTACACGGAGCTTTTGAGGGCAGACGGCACGGAACTCGTCTTCCATGACGATGCCCTAAGGGCCATGGCCGAGGCGGCCTACCGGGCCAACCAGGAGCTGGAGGACATCGGGGCCAGGAGGCTGGCCACGGTTTTGGAGCGGGTGCTGGAGGAGGTGAGCTTCCAAACGGACCTGGGCCGGGTGGAGATCACCCGGGCCTACGTGGAGCAGCGGCTTGAGGTGGTGTTCGCCTCACCTGACCTTACGCGGTTTGTGCTTTAG
- a CDS encoding BMP family ABC transporter substrate-binding protein — translation MRRLLVLLALALGLALGQEAKLKACFIYVGPIGDAGWTYAHDQGRKKAEAALPWLETRYVESVPEAQALPVIDRFVKEGCQVIFATSFGYMEAVLEAAKKYPNVLFAHATGIKRAPNVATYMADFYQVYYLNGLAAGALSKTGKVGYVAAFPIPEVKRHINAFTLGVRAVNPKAQVLVRWINAWYDPAKAREATEALLAQGADVFAFTEDTPTVIQTAAKKGAYSFGHYTPMLKFAPDHVVSGQIVHWDVIYTDFLKKVKEGVYTAKNLQNVDYFWLLQHKAVEMGADYGVPINPKHVPLLQKAQMTVDGKKVSVYDRIMALLKDMQSPNPTFDPFTGPIRDRKGVVRIPAGKKASLQELLSMEWAAPGVVGDWPGEPK, via the coding sequence ATGAGGAGGCTACTGGTACTGCTGGCGCTGGCCCTGGGGTTAGCCCTAGGGCAGGAGGCAAAGCTCAAGGCCTGTTTCATCTACGTGGGGCCCATTGGGGATGCGGGCTGGACCTACGCCCACGACCAGGGGCGGAAGAAGGCGGAGGCCGCCTTGCCCTGGCTGGAGACCCGGTACGTGGAGAGCGTGCCCGAGGCCCAGGCCCTGCCGGTCATTGACCGCTTCGTGAAGGAGGGTTGCCAGGTGATCTTCGCCACCAGCTTCGGGTACATGGAGGCGGTCCTCGAGGCGGCCAAGAAGTACCCGAACGTCCTCTTCGCCCACGCCACCGGCATCAAGCGGGCCCCCAACGTGGCCACCTACATGGCGGACTTCTACCAGGTCTACTATCTGAACGGCCTGGCCGCCGGAGCCCTTTCCAAGACGGGCAAGGTGGGCTACGTGGCCGCCTTCCCCATCCCCGAGGTGAAGCGGCACATCAACGCCTTCACCCTGGGGGTGCGGGCGGTGAACCCTAAGGCCCAGGTGCTGGTGCGCTGGATCAACGCCTGGTACGACCCGGCCAAGGCCCGGGAGGCCACGGAGGCCCTGTTGGCCCAGGGGGCGGACGTCTTCGCCTTCACCGAGGACACCCCCACGGTGATCCAGACCGCGGCCAAGAAGGGGGCGTACTCCTTCGGCCACTACACCCCCATGCTGAAGTTCGCCCCCGACCACGTGGTCTCGGGGCAGATCGTCCATTGGGACGTGATCTACACCGATTTCTTGAAGAAGGTGAAGGAGGGGGTGTACACCGCCAAGAACCTGCAGAACGTGGACTACTTCTGGCTCTTGCAGCATAAGGCGGTGGAGATGGGGGCGGACTACGGGGTGCCCATCAACCCCAAGCACGTGCCCCTTTTGCAGAAGGCCCAGATGACGGTGGACGGGAAGAAGGTGAGCGTCTACGACCGCATCATGGCCCTTCTGAAGGACATGCAGAGCCCCAACCCCACCTTTGACCCCTTCACCGGACCCATCCGGGACCGCAAGGGGGTGGTGCGCATCCCGGCGGGGAAGAAGGCCAGCTTGCAGGAGCTCCTCAGCATGGAGTGGGCCGCCCCGGGGGTGGTGGGGGACTGGCCGGGGGAGCCGAAGTAA
- a CDS encoding ABC transporter permease: protein MEEALVRAVLFGTPILLAALGALLSERSGVVNLGVEGMMALSALAAFAVAQEAGPLLGVVAGMGVGGFLGLSLGVFAVFLRTNQFVAGLAVAALGLGASGLLGKRYEGVPLAHPLPEEGLALVALALALLLHHLLLRTRFGLYLRSVGENPRAADLFGVNVDGVRYGALGLGGGLIGLAGAYLSLAYRPSWTDGMTSGLGWVAIALVILAAWQPLRAVFGAYLFGLLFFLQFRLQGSVPIPSEAFAAMPYLLVILVLALSGRARAPKALGVPFERGR, encoded by the coding sequence ATGGAAGAGGCTTTGGTGCGCGCGGTCCTCTTTGGAACCCCCATCCTCCTGGCCGCCCTGGGGGCGTTGCTTTCGGAGCGAAGTGGGGTCGTGAACCTGGGGGTGGAGGGGATGATGGCCCTTTCCGCCCTGGCGGCCTTTGCCGTGGCCCAGGAGGCGGGTCCCCTCCTGGGGGTGGTGGCCGGGATGGGGGTGGGGGGGTTCCTGGGGCTTTCCCTGGGGGTCTTTGCGGTTTTCCTGCGGACCAACCAGTTTGTGGCGGGGCTGGCGGTGGCGGCCTTGGGCCTTGGGGCCTCGGGGCTTTTGGGGAAGCGGTACGAGGGGGTGCCCTTGGCCCACCCTCTGCCCGAGGAAGGCCTGGCCCTGGTGGCCCTGGCGCTGGCTTTGCTTTTGCACCATCTCCTCCTCCGCACCCGCTTTGGCCTTTACCTGCGCAGCGTGGGGGAAAACCCAAGGGCGGCGGACCTTTTCGGGGTGAACGTGGACGGGGTGCGCTATGGGGCCTTGGGCCTGGGAGGGGGGCTCATCGGGCTTGCCGGGGCCTACCTCTCCTTGGCGTACCGCCCCTCCTGGACGGACGGCATGACCTCGGGCCTGGGTTGGGTGGCCATCGCCTTGGTCATCTTGGCCGCTTGGCAGCCCCTTAGGGCGGTTTTCGGTGCCTATCTCTTTGGTCTCCTTTTCTTCCTGCAGTTCCGCTTGCAGGGCAGTGTACCTATACCGTCCGAGGCCTTTGCCGCCATGCCCTACCTTCTGGTTATCCTGGTCCTGGCCCTCTCGGGCCGCGCCCGGGCCCCCAAGGCCCTGGGCGTGCCCTTTGAGCGGGGGAGGTGA
- a CDS encoding ABC transporter ATP-binding protein — MLKLENITKRFGPVVANHRVSLEVARGEVLALLGENGAGKTTLVSILYGLYAPDEGRILLEGKEVRIPSPRAAQRLGIALVPQHPELIEAHSVAENLALGLDLPAFFSRRALVRRLRELLRDHPLGVDLEAPVGRLSAGEKQRVELLRALLNRPKVLILDEPTSVLTPQEAEGLFQEVRRLKGMGMAVIFISHKLEEVLAIADRIVVLREGKKVGEVPREEADKELLVRLMVGRSVAPPPKAPPAGEEVVLEVLDLLVPRHGFPLQGVSFTLRSGEVLGVAGVAGSGQTELLEALAGLRPHRGEVRFLGKPLPQDPARLFSLGIAHIPEERAMGVVGGMSVAENLALRTYRSYAQGGLLDYRRMERDAEGIIAQYGIKTPSPRTPVRFLSGGNVQKVILARELRGGPKLLLAMHPTHGVDVGAAEEVHGRILDLVRQGAAVLLVSEDLDEILALSHRVAALYHGRLVGPVPREAVDRERLGRMMTEGRA, encoded by the coding sequence ATGCTGAAACTGGAGAACATCACCAAGCGCTTTGGTCCCGTGGTGGCCAACCACCGGGTGAGCCTCGAGGTGGCCCGGGGGGAGGTGCTCGCCCTTCTAGGGGAGAACGGGGCGGGGAAGACCACCTTGGTGAGCATCCTCTATGGCCTTTATGCCCCCGACGAGGGGCGGATTCTCCTGGAGGGCAAGGAGGTGCGCATCCCCTCGCCCAGGGCCGCCCAGCGCCTGGGCATCGCCCTGGTCCCCCAGCACCCGGAGCTCATTGAGGCCCACAGCGTGGCGGAGAACCTGGCCCTGGGGCTGGACCTGCCCGCCTTCTTCTCCCGGCGGGCCTTGGTGCGGCGGTTGCGGGAGCTTCTTCGGGACCACCCCCTCGGCGTGGACCTGGAGGCCCCTGTAGGGCGGCTTTCCGCGGGGGAAAAGCAGAGGGTGGAGCTTTTGCGGGCCCTTCTCAACCGGCCCAAGGTCCTCATCCTGGACGAGCCCACCAGCGTCCTCACCCCCCAGGAGGCCGAGGGCCTTTTCCAAGAGGTGCGCCGCCTCAAGGGGATGGGCATGGCGGTGATCTTCATCAGCCACAAGCTGGAGGAGGTCCTGGCCATCGCCGACCGCATCGTGGTCCTGCGGGAGGGGAAAAAGGTGGGGGAGGTGCCCCGGGAGGAGGCGGACAAGGAGCTTTTGGTGCGGCTCATGGTGGGGCGGAGCGTGGCCCCGCCGCCCAAGGCACCCCCTGCGGGGGAGGAGGTGGTCTTGGAGGTGCTGGACCTCCTGGTGCCCCGGCACGGCTTCCCCTTGCAGGGGGTTTCCTTTACCCTGCGCTCCGGGGAGGTGCTGGGGGTGGCGGGGGTGGCGGGAAGCGGCCAGACGGAGCTCCTCGAGGCCCTGGCGGGCCTTAGGCCCCACCGGGGCGAGGTCCGCTTCCTGGGCAAGCCCCTTCCCCAGGACCCCGCCCGCCTTTTCTCCCTGGGCATCGCCCACATCCCCGAGGAGCGGGCCATGGGGGTGGTGGGGGGGATGAGCGTGGCGGAGAACCTGGCCCTGCGCACCTACCGGTCTTATGCCCAAGGCGGCCTCTTGGACTACCGCCGCATGGAGCGGGACGCCGAAGGGATCATCGCCCAGTACGGCATCAAAACCCCCTCGCCCCGCACCCCGGTGCGCTTCCTTTCCGGGGGCAACGTGCAGAAGGTGATCCTGGCCCGGGAGCTCAGGGGAGGCCCCAAGCTCCTTTTGGCCATGCACCCCACCCATGGGGTGGACGTGGGGGCGGCGGAGGAGGTCCACGGGCGCATCCTGGACCTGGTGCGCCAGGGGGCGGCGGTCCTCCTGGTGAGCGAGGACCTGGACGAGATCCTGGCCCTTTCCCACCGGGTGGCCGCCCTGTACCACGGGCGCCTGGTGGGGCCCGTGCCCCGGGAGGCGGTGGACCGGGAGCGCCTGGGGCGGATGATGACGGAGGGGCGGGCATGA
- a CDS encoding ABC transporter permease, with protein sequence MRWELDPSPSPGKVALAYVFFLLLALVALGVLFWAYGVSPFRAYALMFSPLGDALGLAEVARRTIPLLLIGSGLVLAFRVGFFNIGAEGQLLMGAVGATYGALFLPPGPWTLALMFLLGGGLGALWAGLAAWLRVRFGASEILTTLMQNYLAYYLVVYLVAGPWKGQLVFGFLYTDRFPQEAQLPRLGDTLVHWPTLLLGVLAAAALHLLLFRTPLGLEWRVLGENPQAARYLGLRAGRLLLLAALLSGTLAGFTGVGEVAGIHLRLLEPAQISLGYGFTAILAAWLARGKPLLVLLTAPLLGLILAGGDALKLSLSMPFRVVDVVAGLLLLALVGAEAASRHRLVWRR encoded by the coding sequence ATGAGGTGGGAGCTGGACCCAAGCCCGAGCCCGGGCAAGGTGGCCTTGGCCTACGTCTTCTTCCTGCTCCTGGCCCTCGTGGCCTTGGGGGTCCTCTTCTGGGCCTATGGGGTCTCCCCCTTTAGGGCCTACGCCCTCATGTTCTCCCCCTTGGGGGACGCCTTGGGCCTGGCGGAGGTGGCCCGGCGCACCATCCCCCTTCTCCTCATCGGCTCGGGGCTTGTTTTGGCCTTCCGTGTGGGCTTTTTCAACATCGGGGCGGAAGGGCAGCTCCTCATGGGGGCGGTGGGAGCCACCTACGGGGCGCTTTTCCTTCCCCCAGGGCCTTGGACCCTGGCCCTGATGTTCCTCCTTGGGGGCGGTTTGGGTGCCCTTTGGGCAGGGTTGGCCGCCTGGCTTAGGGTACGCTTCGGGGCCAGTGAGATCCTCACCACCCTCATGCAGAACTACCTGGCCTACTACCTGGTGGTCTACCTGGTGGCGGGGCCCTGGAAGGGCCAGCTCGTGTTCGGCTTCCTCTACACCGACCGCTTTCCCCAAGAGGCCCAGCTTCCCCGGCTCGGGGATACCCTGGTGCACTGGCCCACCCTGCTCCTGGGGGTCCTGGCGGCGGCGGCTTTGCACCTCCTCCTTTTCCGCACCCCCTTGGGCTTGGAGTGGCGGGTGCTGGGGGAGAACCCCCAGGCCGCCCGTTACCTGGGCCTGAGGGCGGGGAGGCTCCTCCTCCTGGCGGCGCTCCTTTCCGGCACCCTGGCCGGCTTCACCGGGGTGGGGGAGGTGGCGGGGATCCACCTTAGGCTTCTGGAGCCCGCGCAAATCTCCTTGGGCTACGGCTTCACCGCCATCCTGGCCGCCTGGCTGGCCCGGGGCAAGCCCCTCTTGGTCCTCCTCACCGCCCCCCTGCTGGGCCTCATCCTGGCTGGGGGGGATGCCCTGAAGCTTTCCCTCTCCATGCCCTTTCGCGTGGTGGACGTGGTGGCGGGGCTTTTGCTCCTCGCCCTCGTGGGGGCGGAGGCCGCAAGCCGCCACCGCCTGGTCTGGAGGCGCTGA
- a CDS encoding tetratricopeptide repeat protein: MRWFLLAFSLLAVSGLAQTPPPPANQVEKQDTFRLGVQLYALGRYEAALELFERALRERPQDPDVLYWLARAQLKVGLLNPALENAKGLVARNPRYIGGYMVLSEAYVALYRAAEDRDKGKAYLEQALTVLRDAERVNPRYPPLYAQRGLVYALLGQADRAEEAFKKALSLQDTAEVRAALAELYLAAGRLDEALEQYAKALQLSPQDGQLRVRYASALLLKGRAEEAARVLEEGHRLKPLDAEGWYTLGQAYFLLGRHKEAGVALENAVALAPLRFPVAYYYLGQVYLALGDAQRAKSRLTVAVRLEPKRAEYRYQLCLANEKLGDKEGARYQCQEALKLKPGYKEAEEVLRRL; encoded by the coding sequence ATGCGCTGGTTCCTTTTGGCCTTTAGCTTGCTGGCTGTATCCGGTTTGGCCCAGACCCCGCCGCCCCCGGCCAACCAGGTGGAGAAGCAGGATACCTTCCGGCTCGGGGTGCAGCTTTACGCCCTGGGTCGGTACGAGGCGGCCTTGGAGCTCTTTGAGCGCGCCCTACGGGAACGGCCCCAGGACCCGGATGTCCTTTACTGGCTGGCCCGGGCCCAGCTCAAGGTGGGGCTCCTCAACCCCGCCTTGGAGAACGCCAAGGGGCTGGTGGCCCGGAACCCCCGGTACATCGGGGGGTACATGGTCCTTTCCGAGGCCTACGTGGCCCTCTACAGGGCCGCGGAGGACCGGGATAAGGGGAAGGCCTACCTGGAGCAGGCCCTTACCGTGTTGCGGGATGCCGAACGGGTAAACCCCCGTTACCCTCCCCTTTACGCCCAAAGGGGCTTGGTCTACGCCCTCCTGGGCCAGGCGGACAGGGCAGAGGAGGCTTTCAAGAAGGCCCTCAGCTTGCAGGATACGGCGGAGGTGAGGGCGGCCTTGGCCGAGCTCTACCTGGCGGCGGGCCGCTTGGACGAGGCTCTGGAGCAGTACGCCAAAGCCCTCCAGCTTTCGCCCCAGGATGGGCAGCTAAGGGTCCGCTACGCCTCGGCCCTCCTGTTGAAGGGACGGGCGGAGGAGGCGGCCAGGGTTTTGGAGGAGGGCCACCGCCTCAAGCCCTTGGACGCCGAGGGTTGGTACACCCTGGGCCAGGCCTATTTCCTCCTGGGCCGCCACAAGGAGGCGGGTGTGGCCCTGGAGAACGCGGTGGCCCTGGCCCCCTTGCGCTTCCCCGTGGCCTACTACTACCTGGGCCAGGTGTACCTGGCCCTGGGGGATGCCCAGCGGGCGAAAAGCCGCCTCACGGTGGCGGTCCGCCTCGAGCCCAAGCGGGCCGAGTACCGCTACCAGCTCTGCTTGGCCAACGAGAAGCTGGGGGACAAGGAGGGGGCCCGTTACCAGTGCCAGGAGGCCTTGAAGCTAAAGCCTGGCTACAAGGAGGCGGAGGAGGTGCTTAGACGGCTTTAG
- the tatA gene encoding twin-arginine translocase TatA/TatE family subunit — MRLGPVEILLILLVILLLFGAKKLPELARGIGQSAREFKKGLQEGEETKEEPKA; from the coding sequence ATGCGCTTAGGTCCGGTGGAAATCCTCCTCATCCTTCTCGTCATCCTCCTCCTCTTCGGCGCCAAGAAGCTTCCTGAGCTCGCCCGGGGGATCGGGCAGTCGGCCAGGGAGTTCAAAAAGGGTTTACAGGAGGGCGAGGAAACGAAGGAAGAGCCTAAGGCCTGA
- a CDS encoding formate dehydrogenase accessory sulfurtransferase FdhD: protein MWRFEGGRFLEAEFPLPEEERLLLVVNGKPWATLSYTPGDEAHLALGHLFLSGVVQSLEGVRFWVGDGVVAVDLPHEPERGLGVRDSGCAAGFRYGEPRLAPVPRVSLEPELPQRLLAELRANASRYARTRGIHGAALFDLSGQLLYLNEDIGRHNAVDRLAGYMLLRGISPPVLVASTGRVSQEMAAKAIGMGAVLLASRTGATAPAVALARAYGLALATYVRPTGYRLYAPGGMPVAEGILRP from the coding sequence ATGTGGAGGTTTGAGGGGGGGCGCTTTCTGGAGGCGGAGTTTCCGCTTCCCGAAGAGGAGCGCCTGCTCCTGGTGGTGAACGGAAAGCCCTGGGCTACCCTCAGCTACACGCCGGGGGACGAGGCCCATCTGGCCCTGGGGCACCTTTTTCTGAGCGGGGTGGTGCAAAGCCTCGAGGGGGTGCGCTTTTGGGTGGGGGATGGCGTGGTGGCCGTGGACCTTCCCCACGAGCCGGAGCGGGGCCTAGGGGTGCGGGATAGCGGCTGCGCCGCGGGGTTTCGCTACGGGGAGCCCCGCCTTGCCCCGGTGCCCCGGGTGAGCCTGGAACCCGAGCTCCCCCAGCGCCTCCTGGCCGAACTCCGGGCGAATGCTTCCCGCTACGCCCGGACTCGAGGCATCCACGGGGCCGCCCTCTTTGACCTTTCGGGGCAGCTTCTTTACCTCAACGAGGACATCGGCCGCCACAACGCCGTGGACCGCCTCGCAGGCTACATGCTTCTGCGGGGGATAAGCCCCCCGGTCCTGGTGGCTTCCACTGGCCGGGTGAGCCAGGAGATGGCGGCCAAGGCCATCGGCATGGGCGCCGTGCTCCTGGCCAGCCGCACGGGAGCCACCGCCCCGGCCGTGGCCCTGGCCCGGGCCTACGGCCTTGCCCTGGCCACCTACGTGCGCCCCACGGGCTACCGCCTCTACGCCCCCGGGGGGATGCCCGTGGCCGAGGGAATCCTCAGGCCTTAG
- the hslV gene encoding ATP-dependent protease subunit HslV: MEIHGTTILAVRKDGVTALAGDGQVTFGQTVLKRGAVKVRRLEVGEGILVGFAGGVADALSLLERFEEKLKEARGNLLKGAVETAKLWRTDRVLRHLQAMIIAADREAMVLLSGSGEVITPEEPLLAVGSGGPYALAAAKALYRHSGLSAREIAEEALRIAAEVDLYTSGQVTVLTLGEA; encoded by the coding sequence GTGGAGATCCACGGCACCACCATTCTGGCCGTGCGCAAGGACGGGGTTACCGCCTTGGCCGGGGATGGCCAGGTCACCTTCGGCCAGACCGTGCTCAAGCGAGGGGCGGTGAAGGTAAGGCGCCTCGAGGTGGGGGAAGGCATTCTGGTGGGCTTCGCCGGGGGGGTGGCCGATGCCTTAAGCCTCTTGGAGCGCTTTGAGGAAAAGCTCAAGGAGGCCAGGGGCAACCTCCTAAAGGGCGCGGTGGAGACCGCTAAGCTTTGGCGCACCGACCGGGTGCTCCGCCACCTCCAGGCCATGATCATCGCCGCCGACCGGGAGGCCATGGTGCTGCTATCCGGAAGCGGGGAGGTGATCACCCCTGAGGAACCCCTTTTGGCGGTGGGGTCTGGGGGTCCCTATGCCCTGGCTGCCGCCAAGGCCCTTTACCGCCACTCCGGGCTTTCCGCCCGGGAGATCGCGGAGGAGGCCTTGCGGATCGCCGCCGAGGTGGACCTCTACACCTCTGGCCAGGTCACGGTGTTAACCTTGGGGGAAGCATGA
- a CDS encoding transposase produces MRLDREHPLYHIDAETLLVATYVWVDDQLKALQAQGMRLPKPQKHQKATLPELLAIALSLTFLGLDLSKGYLLSQSLLRPYFPSLPHLSRFLRVLQNAQPLLAHLALRLAQGPSLLHVVDLKPLPMAHGHRIRGYALPGSGIGVGPLGGFAGYALVGVINDRGLFHRWALLPGNARETWARGLLEGLEHVLGDRGFRWVEGVLTPPYRLRGRQVVETGWREWMGRVRNWIETRFSVMVRSLGLGRVEARSYWGLVARVNLVLLAHNLIRSRVLLKMAGVEL; encoded by the coding sequence ATGCGACTCGATCGCGAGCATCCCCTTTACCATATTGACGCAGAAACCCTCCTGGTGGCTACCTACGTCTGGGTCGATGACCAGCTCAAAGCCCTCCAAGCCCAAGGAATGCGCTTGCCAAAACCCCAAAAGCACCAAAAGGCCACCCTCCCCGAACTCCTGGCCATCGCCCTCTCCCTGACCTTCTTGGGCCTGGACCTCAGCAAAGGCTACCTCCTCTCCCAATCCCTCCTCCGCCCCTACTTCCCCTCCCTACCCCACCTCTCCCGCTTCCTCCGCGTCTTGCAAAACGCCCAGCCCCTCCTGGCCCACCTGGCCCTCCGCCTGGCTCAGGGGCCCAGCCTCCTGCACGTGGTAGACCTGAAGCCCCTCCCCATGGCCCACGGCCACCGCATCCGGGGCTATGCCCTGCCCGGATCGGGGATTGGCGTGGGGCCCCTGGGAGGCTTTGCGGGCTACGCCCTGGTGGGGGTCATCAACGACCGGGGGCTGTTTCACCGCTGGGCCCTGTTGCCCGGGAATGCCCGGGAAACCTGGGCCAGGGGGCTTCTGGAGGGGCTGGAGCACGTTCTGGGGGACCGAGGCTTTCGCTGGGTGGAGGGCGTTCTCACCCCACCTTATCGCCTGCGGGGGAGACAGGTGGTGGAGACGGGATGGCGGGAGTGGATGGGGAGGGTGAGAAACTGGATCGAGACGCGTTTCAGTGTGATGGTGCGTTCCCTGGGGCTTGGGCGGGTTGAGGCTCGTTCCTACTGGGGGCTGGTGGCGAGGGTGAACCTCGTCCTCTTAGCCCACAACCTCATCCGGAGTCGGGTTCTCCTGAAGATGGCAGGGGTGGAGCTTTGA